The following are encoded in a window of Candida dubliniensis CD36 chromosome 4, complete sequence genomic DNA:
- a CDS encoding peroxiredoxin type-2, putative (Similar to S. cerevisiae AHP1;~In S. cerevisiae: reduces hydroperoxides to protect against oxidative damage; function in vivo requires covalent conjugation to Urm1p), translated as MTDGKFPTNIEPKYIPYSKDHSSLIACASPVPLDLKSLFQNSTVVVTAVPGAFTPTCTEQHIPDYLKHLKDFKDKGVKKIIVLSANDPFVMAAWAKALGYTDEENYVIFATDPNASISKELGDGFVADLTSAGMGLRLQRYASIVVNGEITYLETEDSLGFSEISSAETILKRIHN; from the coding sequence ATGACTGACGGTAAATTTCCAACTAACATTGAACCAAAATACATCCCTTATTCTAAAGACCATTCAAGTTTGATTGCTTGTGCTTCTCCAGTACCATTGGATTTAAAATCTTTATTTCAAAACAGTACTGTTGTTGTCACTGCTGTGCCTGGTGCATTCACGCCAACATGTACCGAACAACATATCCCTGATTATTTGAAGCATTTAAAAGATTTCAAAGACAAAGGtgttaaaaaaatcattgtCTTATCTGCCAATGATCCATTTGTAATGGCAGCATGGGCTAAAGCTTTAGGTTATACTGATGAAGAGAATTATGTAATTTTTGCTACTGATCCTAATGCTTCTATTTCTAAAGAATTGGGTGATGGATTTGTTGCTGATTTGACTCTGGCCGGTATGGGGTTAAGATTACAAAGATATGCtagtattgttgttaatggAGAAATCACTTATTTGGAAACTGAAGATAGTTTAGGTTTCCTGGAAATTTCTAGTGCTGAAACTATTTTAAAGAGAATCCACAATTGA